Sequence from the Deltaproteobacteria bacterium genome:
TGGACAAGAGCGGCGGAACCCTGAGCCTCGACGAGCGGCTCGTGCTGGTACGCGAGGCGGTGAGCGAGTTCCCGAACGTGCGCGTGGACGTGATCTCGGGCCTGCTCGTCGAGTACGTGCGCGGGATCGGCGCGAACATCGTACTGCGCGGGCTGCGGGCGCTCGCCGACTTCGAGTACGAGTTCGAGATGGCGCTGATGAACCACCACATGTTCCCGCAGCTCGAGACCGTGTTCCTGATGACGAGCGAGCGCTGGTTCTACGTCAGCGCCTCGCGGATGCGCGAGCTGGTCCGCTTCGGCGCCGACGTCTCGGAGTTCGTGCCCGCATCCGTGGCGAAGAAGCTGAAGGAGAAGCTCGGTCCCAAGCGCGCCGGCTAGGAGCGATCGATCTCGAGCTCCTTCATCTTCAGCTGCAGGCCGCGCCTGGACAGGCCGAGCTTGCGCGCGGCTCGCGTGACGTTTCCCTCGGTCATGCGCAACGCCTCGAGGATCGCGTCGCGCTCGATGCGCTCGGTCGCCGCGCGGATCCGCTCGCGGAGCGGCGTCGGCTCCAGGCTCGAGGCCGGGCGCTGCGAGACGGGTCGCACTTCCGGCGGCAGGTCGCGCTCGGTCAGCGTGGCGCCGTCACAGAGCAGTGTCGCTCGCTCGATCGCGTTCTCGAGCTCGCGGATGTTCCCGGGCCAGGAGTGGGCGCGAAGCAGGTCCATCGCCAGCGGATCGATGCCGGTGACGGGGCGCTTCAGCCGGGCCGCGAAACGCTCCAGAAAGAGCCGCGCGAGCGGCGGGATGTCCTCGGGGCGCTCGCGAAGCGGCAGGAGATGGATCGGCACGACGTGCAGCCGATAGAACAGATCCTCGCGGAAGCGGCCGGTTCGGACCTCTTCGCGAAGGTCGCGGTTGGTCGCCGCCACGAGGCGGACGTCGACGTGAACCGTCTCGGTGCCTCCGACGCGGTAGAACCTGCCCTCCTGGATCGCGCGCAGAAGCTTCGGCTGCGCGGAGAGCGGCATCTCTCCGATCTCGTCCAGGAAGAGCGTTCCCCCGTCGGCCAGCTCGAAACGTCCCGGCTTGCGGCCGACCGCGCCGGTGAACGCGCCGCGCTCGTATCCGAAGAGCTCGCTCTCCAGAAGTCCTTCGGGGATCGCTGCGCAGTTGATCTTCAGGAACGGCCCGCTGTTGCGCAGGCTCGCGCGGTGCAGGCTGCGCGCGACGATCTCCTTGCCCGTTCCGCTCTCGCCGGTGATCAGCACGGTGGCGGGCGTCGGCGCGACCCGCTCGATCACGTGCCGCACCTCGGCGAGCGCCTGGCTCGGACCGCAGAGCAGCGGCTCCGCGTCTTCGTCGGCGAGCAGGCGCACCTCGCGGGAGGCGAGCCGGCGCGTGCTCACGGCCTTCTCCATCACCTGACGGATCTCGTCCGGGTCGAACGGCTTGGTCAGGTAGTCGAACGCGCCCTGCTTCAGGGCCTCGACCGCGCTGCCCACCGTGCCGTGCGCGGTGAGCACGACGACGGGGATCTCGGGATGCGCGCGACGGACCGCTTCGAGCAGCTCGAGCCCGTTGCGCTTGGGCATGCGCAGATCGGTGAGGATCGCGTCGACGGGCTCGCGCGCGAGCCGCTCGAGCGCGGCATCGCCGTCGCCGGCCTCGATCGTTCCGAATCCGTCGCGCTCGAGCAGGGCGCAGAGCACGCGCCGCATGTTCGCCTCGTCCTCGACGATCAGCACGGTGCGGGTCGGCTTCATGCGCTCTCCGACTCGGCCACGGGAGGCACCGGGTAGGGCAGGCGGATCAGCACGCTGGTTCCCTCGCCGGGTCGCGAGCGCAGCTGGATCGTGCCGCCTTGCGCGCGCGTCAGGCGCTCGCAGAGCGCCAGGCCCAGCCCGGTCCCGTGCCTCTTCGTGGTGTAGAAGGGGATGAACGCGCGCTCGAGCGTCGTGTCGCTCATGCCGGGCCCGTCGTCCTCCACCGCGATCTCGAGCCAGGTGTCGTACGGGCCCGCCCCCTGGACCCGCCGGACGGCGACGCGGACCCGACCCTCTTCGTCGAGCGCTTCGTAGGCGTTCTGGACCACGTTCACCACCACTCGCTCGAG
This genomic interval carries:
- a CDS encoding sigma-54-dependent Fis family transcriptional regulator produces the protein MKPTRTVLIVEDEANMRRVLCALLERDGFGTIEAGDGDAALERLAREPVDAILTDLRMPKRNGLELLEAVRRAHPEIPVVVLTAHGTVGSAVEALKQGAFDYLTKPFDPDEIRQVMEKAVSTRRLASREVRLLADEDAEPLLCGPSQALAEVRHVIERVAPTPATVLITGESGTGKEIVARSLHRASLRNSGPFLKINCAAIPEGLLESELFGYERGAFTGAVGRKPGRFELADGGTLFLDEIGEMPLSAQPKLLRAIQEGRFYRVGGTETVHVDVRLVAATNRDLREEVRTGRFREDLFYRLHVVPIHLLPLRERPEDIPPLARLFLERFAARLKRPVTGIDPLAMDLLRAHSWPGNIRELENAIERATLLCDGATLTERDLPPEVRPVSQRPASSLEPTPLRERIRAATERIERDAILEALRMTEGNVTRAARKLGLSRRGLQLKMKELEIDRS
- the coaD gene encoding pantetheine-phosphate adenylyltransferase, whose product is MTERRVAVYPASFDPITNGHLDLIARASRLFDEVVVAVAVNVDKSGGTLSLDERLVLVREAVSEFPNVRVDVISGLLVEYVRGIGANIVLRGLRALADFEYEFEMALMNHHMFPQLETVFLMTSERWFYVSASRMRELVRFGADVSEFVPASVAKKLKEKLGPKRAG